One Thauera sp. K11 DNA window includes the following coding sequences:
- a CDS encoding type II secretion system F family protein, with product MATASRAARAIAPKEDLYNWEGKDKSGKVIRGEMRATGDKVVQATLRRQGILVTKVKKQALSRGGRIGERDIALFTRQLATMMKSGVPLLQAFDIGIKGSGNPALSRLLNEIRNDVETGSSLSQAFAKHPVQFDRLFVNLVAAGEQAGILDNLLDRLATYKEKIIAIKGKIKSALFYPAAVVVVAALVISVMMLFVIPEFKNVFSSFGADLPGPTLIVIGMSDFFVEYWYVLLGIIVAAIGGIIFTYRRSPSVQVAVDRLILKLPVVGDIVRKATVARWTRTLSTMFAAGVPLVEALDSVGGASGNHVYVTATREIQSEVSTGSSLTVAMQNARVFPSMVVQMVSIGEESGQLDSMLGKVADFFEQEVDDAVAGLSQLLEPLIMVFLGTVIGGLVVAMYLPIFKLGAVV from the coding sequence ATGGCCACAGCTAGCCGCGCGGCGCGTGCCATCGCGCCCAAGGAAGACCTGTACAACTGGGAAGGCAAGGACAAGAGCGGCAAGGTGATACGCGGCGAGATGCGCGCGACCGGCGACAAGGTCGTGCAGGCAACGCTGCGCCGGCAGGGCATCCTCGTCACCAAGGTCAAGAAGCAGGCGCTGTCGCGCGGCGGGCGCATCGGCGAGAGGGACATCGCCCTGTTCACCCGCCAGCTCGCGACGATGATGAAATCCGGCGTGCCGCTGCTGCAAGCCTTCGACATCGGCATCAAGGGTTCGGGCAACCCGGCGCTGTCGCGCCTGCTCAACGAGATCCGCAACGACGTCGAGACCGGGTCCAGCCTGTCGCAGGCATTCGCCAAGCATCCGGTGCAATTCGACCGCCTGTTCGTGAACCTCGTCGCCGCGGGCGAGCAGGCCGGCATCCTCGACAACCTGCTCGACCGCCTCGCCACCTACAAGGAAAAGATCATCGCGATCAAGGGCAAGATCAAGTCGGCCCTGTTCTATCCGGCGGCGGTCGTGGTGGTGGCCGCGCTGGTGATATCGGTGATGATGCTGTTCGTGATCCCCGAGTTCAAGAACGTCTTCAGCAGCTTCGGCGCCGACCTCCCGGGCCCCACGCTGATCGTGATCGGGATGTCGGATTTCTTCGTCGAGTACTGGTACGTGCTGCTGGGCATCATCGTCGCCGCCATCGGCGGCATCATATTCACGTACAGGCGCTCGCCGTCGGTGCAGGTCGCGGTGGACCGCCTGATCCTCAAGCTGCCGGTAGTGGGCGACATCGTGCGCAAGGCCACGGTCGCGCGCTGGACGCGCACGCTGTCCACGATGTTCGCGGCCGGCGTGCCGCTGGTCGAGGCACTCGATTCGGTGGGCGGCGCCTCCGGCAACCACGTCTATGTCACCGCGACACGGGAGATCCAGAGCGAGGTGAGCACCGGCAGCAGCCTCACCGTGGCCATGCAGAATGCCCGCGTGTTCCCCAGCATGGTGGTGCAGATGGTGTCGATCGGCGAGGAATCCGGCCAGCTCGACTCGATGCTGGGCAAGGTCGCCGATTTCTTCGAGCAGGAGGTCGACGATGCGGTGGCCGGGCTGTCGCAACTGCTCGAACCGCTGATCATGGTCTTCCTGGGCACCGTCATCGGTGGCCTGGTGGTCGC
- a CDS encoding IS5 family transposase yields the protein MRGTDHKQHALFSYVNIEDRIALDHPLRRIKTLADLVLRTMSPTFDSLYAEGGRPSIAPERLLRASLLQCLFSIRSERALVEHIDFNMMYRWFVGLTLDEAVWDHSTFSANRERLLKESVMREFFGGVVAIAEWADLISDEHFSVDGSLLRAWASHKSLAARDGSDVPPGPDQGRNPEVDFRGKKRSNATHVSRTDPEALLASKGGAGAYLSFTTHALAENRNGLIVDVQTTQATGTAERDAALVMVKRTVKPADSMRKPTLAADRGYDTAEFIAALTPLGVLPHVAAKTKGSAVPVAVKATEGYAVSLRRRKMIEEAFGWAKDIGTLRRLMARGLETIRAHALLNFAAYNLTRLGNLLAP from the coding sequence ATGCGCGGCACCGACCACAAACAGCACGCCCTGTTCAGCTACGTCAATATCGAAGACCGAATTGCCCTGGATCATCCGTTGCGTCGGATCAAGACGCTGGCGGATTTGGTTTTGCGCACGATGTCGCCGACTTTCGATTCGCTTTATGCCGAAGGCGGTCGTCCCTCGATTGCCCCGGAGCGGTTGCTGCGCGCATCGCTCTTGCAATGCCTGTTCTCGATTCGCTCGGAGCGCGCTCTGGTCGAGCATATCGACTTCAACATGATGTATCGCTGGTTCGTGGGCCTGACGCTGGACGAGGCGGTGTGGGATCACTCGACGTTCTCGGCCAATCGCGAGCGGCTGCTCAAGGAGAGCGTGATGCGCGAATTCTTCGGTGGCGTGGTGGCGATTGCCGAGTGGGCCGATTTGATCTCGGACGAGCACTTCAGCGTCGACGGTTCGCTGCTGCGGGCGTGGGCCTCGCACAAGAGCCTGGCCGCACGCGATGGCTCGGACGTGCCGCCCGGACCGGATCAGGGACGCAACCCCGAGGTCGATTTCCGGGGCAAGAAGCGCTCGAACGCGACGCACGTCTCGCGCACCGACCCGGAGGCCTTGCTCGCCAGCAAGGGCGGCGCAGGCGCCTACCTGAGCTTCACGACCCATGCGCTGGCAGAGAACCGGAACGGGCTGATCGTCGATGTACAGACCACGCAGGCCACGGGCACCGCCGAGCGCGACGCCGCGCTGGTGATGGTCAAGCGCACCGTGAAGCCGGCCGACTCGATGCGCAAGCCGACGTTGGCGGCCGACCGGGGTTACGACACGGCCGAGTTCATCGCTGCCCTCACGCCGCTGGGCGTGCTGCCACACGTTGCCGCCAAGACCAAGGGCAGCGCCGTGCCGGTGGCGGTCAAGGCCACTGAAGGCTATGCGGTCAGCCTGCGTCGTCGAAAGATGATCGAAGAGGCGTTTGGCTGGGCCAAGGACATCGGCACGCTGCGCCGTCTGATGGCACGCGGCCTGGAAACGATTCGCGCGCATGCGCTGCTCAATTTCGCCGCCTACAACCTGACCCGGCTGGGTAATTTGCTGGCGCCGTAA
- a CDS encoding cytochrome C assembly family protein, whose translation MRTILLHLIPASLYAALGIKFWHNCRKEGNPLARPCVSTTERITLLVAVVAHGAALQTDLFPGEQMRFGFGVAISLMVWLAICFYWVEALYTRLDGLHAVAMPAGVAASLLPLWFPGEHVLANAASPAFRAHFIIAMLAYSLFTLAALHALLMSVASRQLHSARFSRMLGSLPPLLTMEALLFRLIGIAFVLLTLTLATGVLFSESLFGRAFTVDHKTVFAFVSWLLFGGLLLGRRLRGWRGRLALRWTLAGFAALMLAYVGSRFVIEVVLHRTS comes from the coding sequence ATGCGCACGATTCTACTTCATCTGATTCCCGCCTCGCTTTATGCGGCCCTGGGCATCAAGTTCTGGCACAACTGCCGCAAGGAAGGCAACCCGCTGGCACGCCCGTGCGTATCGACGACCGAACGGATCACGCTGCTGGTCGCCGTCGTCGCGCATGGCGCGGCCCTGCAGACGGACCTGTTTCCCGGCGAGCAGATGCGCTTCGGCTTCGGGGTCGCCATTTCGCTGATGGTCTGGCTGGCGATCTGCTTCTACTGGGTGGAGGCGCTCTACACCCGGCTCGACGGACTGCATGCCGTCGCCATGCCGGCGGGCGTGGCCGCCAGCCTGCTGCCGCTGTGGTTTCCAGGCGAGCACGTGCTGGCCAATGCGGCGTCGCCCGCCTTCCGCGCGCACTTCATCATCGCCATGCTGGCCTACAGCCTGTTCACGCTGGCCGCCCTGCACGCGCTGCTGATGTCGGTGGCGAGCAGGCAATTGCACAGCGCCCGCTTCAGCCGCATGCTGGGCAGCCTGCCCCCCTTGCTGACGATGGAGGCGCTGCTGTTCCGCCTGATCGGCATCGCCTTCGTGCTGCTGACGCTGACGCTCGCCACCGGCGTACTGTTCTCGGAGTCGCTGTTCGGACGCGCCTTCACCGTCGATCACAAGACGGTCTTCGCCTTCGTCTCCTGGCTGCTGTTCGGCGGGCTGCTGCTTGGCCGCCGGCTGCGCGGCTGGCGCGGACGGCTCGCCCTGCGCTGGACGCTGGCCGGCTTCGCCGCGCTCATGCTGGCCTACGTCGGCAGCCGTTTCGTGATCGAAGTCGTATTGCATCGCACGAGCTGA
- the ffh gene encoding signal recognition particle protein, producing MLDNLTQRLSKVVKTLRGQARLTEENIQEAMREVRLALLEADVALPVVKEFVARVKEKAVGQEVIGSLTPGQALVGVVHDELKALMGGAHEGLNLATQPPAVVLMAGLQGAGKTTTTGKLAKLLHEQQKKKVLVVSTDVYRPAAIEQLKTVAAQAGVGFFPSSPEQRPVDIALAAVDHARKHHIDVLLVDTAGRLAIDEAMMAEIQALHAAVKPIETLFVVDAMLGQDAVNTARAFNDALPLTGIVLTKLDGDARGGAALSVRHVTGKPLKFAGVGEKLSGLEPFHPDRMASRILGMGDILGLVEEARRGVDEEKARDFAQKLKSGKGFDLNDFKEQIGQMRKMGGLSSMMDKLPAQFAQAAGKLQGGVEEKAIGRIEGIINSMTPLERAKPEILKASRKRRIAAGAGVTVQEVNRLLNQFEQTQKVMKQFSKGGMQKMMRAMKGMLPGGLPGLPR from the coding sequence ATGCTCGACAATCTCACCCAGCGCCTGTCCAAAGTCGTCAAGACCTTGCGTGGCCAGGCGCGCCTGACCGAAGAGAACATCCAGGAGGCGATGCGCGAAGTGCGCCTGGCGCTGCTGGAGGCCGACGTCGCGCTGCCGGTGGTGAAGGAGTTCGTCGCCCGCGTGAAGGAGAAGGCGGTCGGCCAGGAGGTGATCGGCTCGCTGACGCCGGGCCAGGCGCTGGTGGGTGTCGTGCATGACGAACTCAAGGCCCTGATGGGCGGCGCCCACGAAGGCTTGAACCTGGCCACCCAGCCACCCGCGGTGGTGCTGATGGCCGGCCTGCAGGGCGCCGGCAAGACCACCACCACCGGCAAGCTCGCCAAGCTGCTGCACGAGCAGCAGAAGAAGAAAGTGCTGGTGGTATCGACCGACGTCTATCGTCCGGCCGCCATCGAGCAGTTGAAGACGGTCGCGGCCCAGGCCGGCGTCGGCTTCTTTCCGTCCTCGCCCGAACAGCGCCCGGTCGACATCGCGCTCGCCGCGGTCGACCATGCGCGCAAGCACCACATCGACGTGCTGCTCGTCGATACCGCCGGCCGGCTGGCGATCGACGAGGCGATGATGGCCGAGATCCAGGCGCTGCATGCCGCGGTGAAGCCGATCGAGACGCTGTTCGTGGTCGACGCCATGCTCGGCCAGGACGCGGTCAATACTGCGCGCGCGTTCAACGACGCGCTGCCGCTCACCGGCATCGTGCTGACCAAGCTCGACGGCGATGCGCGCGGCGGCGCGGCGCTGTCGGTGCGCCACGTCACCGGCAAGCCGCTGAAGTTCGCCGGCGTGGGCGAGAAACTGTCCGGCCTCGAGCCTTTCCATCCCGACCGCATGGCGAGCCGCATCCTCGGCATGGGCGACATCCTCGGCCTGGTCGAGGAGGCCCGCCGCGGCGTCGACGAGGAAAAGGCGCGCGATTTCGCGCAGAAGCTCAAGAGCGGCAAGGGCTTCGATCTCAACGACTTCAAGGAGCAGATCGGCCAGATGCGCAAGATGGGCGGCTTGTCATCGATGATGGACAAGCTGCCTGCGCAATTCGCGCAAGCGGCGGGCAAGCTGCAGGGCGGCGTGGAGGAGAAGGCCATCGGCCGCATCGAGGGCATCATCAACTCCATGACTCCGCTCGAGCGCGCCAAGCCCGAGATCCTGAAGGCGAGCCGCAAGCGCCGCATCGCCGCCGGTGCGGGGGTGACGGTGCAGGAGGTCAATCGCCTGCTGAACCAGTTCGAGCAGACGCAGAAGGTCATGAAGCAGTTCTCCAAGGGCGGCATGCAGAAGATGATGCGCGCGATGAAGGGCATGCTGCCCGGCGGCCTGCCCGGCCTGCCGCGCTGA
- a CDS encoding EI24 domain-containing protein translates to MKEILVAFGRAFRSLWRRDIFWHLVWPGLVAVVLWITIAVLQWEPMVATLFAWVQAVPLVGEWLTTGEAVAAIVLVLLKIGLALVFVPLIYVTAAVLVAVIALPLMLERVGRRDYADLEQRRGGSNAGSAFNAVAATLMFGAALLVSLPFWLIPGVGLIVPVLLTGWLNQRAFGYDALMLHADADELRRLRAEQRLPMLALGGACALLAYVPVLNLIAPAYSGLAFVHFMLEALRRERVRNGVTLLDAAPKSLPRTDA, encoded by the coding sequence TTGAAGGAGATCCTCGTCGCCTTCGGCCGCGCCTTCCGCAGCCTGTGGCGCCGCGACATCTTCTGGCACCTCGTGTGGCCAGGGCTCGTCGCCGTCGTATTGTGGATCACCATCGCCGTCCTGCAGTGGGAACCGATGGTCGCCACGCTGTTCGCCTGGGTGCAGGCGGTACCGCTGGTCGGCGAATGGCTGACCACGGGCGAGGCGGTGGCGGCCATCGTGCTGGTGCTGCTCAAGATCGGGCTGGCGCTCGTCTTCGTGCCGTTGATCTACGTGACGGCGGCCGTGCTGGTGGCGGTGATCGCGCTGCCGCTGATGCTCGAGCGCGTGGGGCGGCGCGACTATGCCGATCTCGAGCAGCGGCGCGGCGGCTCGAACGCCGGCAGCGCGTTCAATGCCGTCGCCGCCACACTGATGTTCGGTGCGGCGCTGCTGGTGTCGCTGCCTTTCTGGCTGATCCCCGGCGTCGGGCTCATCGTGCCGGTGCTGCTGACCGGCTGGCTGAACCAGCGCGCCTTCGGCTACGACGCGCTGATGCTGCACGCCGATGCCGACGAACTGCGCCGCCTGCGGGCCGAGCAGCGCCTGCCGATGCTGGCGCTGGGCGGAGCATGTGCGCTGCTGGCCTACGTGCCGGTGCTCAACCTGATCGCGCCCGCGTATTCCGGCCTGGCCTTCGTGCATTTCATGCTGGAGGCGTTGCGGCGCGAGCGCGTCCGCAACGGCGTCACGCTGCTCGACGCCGCTCCCAAATCACTGCCTCGGACGGACGCATGA
- a CDS encoding competence/damage-inducible protein A — translation MNFGALIIGDEILSGRRSDKHLAKVIELLGARGLKLSWARYAGDDGERLAGTLKQTFATGDVVLCFGGIGATPDDRTRQSAAAALGVELALHPQAEAEIRARFGADVTPERLQMGVFPVGSEIIPNPFNRIPGFSIRQHYFAPGFPVMAWPMMEWVLDTHYPHLFHAEDYVEAAVTVWDAYEGQLISLMQEITLAFPGATLFSLPTIAAEGERRSLELGMKGPAADVADAMARIRAALLERGLEWEDRA, via the coding sequence ATGAACTTCGGTGCCCTGATCATCGGCGACGAGATCCTCTCCGGCCGCCGCAGCGACAAACACCTGGCCAAGGTCATCGAACTGCTGGGCGCGCGCGGCCTCAAGCTGTCGTGGGCGCGCTATGCGGGCGACGACGGCGAACGCCTGGCCGGGACGCTGAAGCAGACCTTCGCCACCGGCGACGTCGTGCTGTGCTTCGGCGGCATCGGCGCGACGCCGGACGACCGCACGCGGCAGTCGGCCGCGGCGGCGCTCGGCGTGGAACTGGCGCTGCATCCGCAGGCGGAGGCCGAGATCCGTGCCCGCTTCGGTGCCGATGTCACTCCCGAACGCCTGCAGATGGGCGTGTTCCCGGTGGGCAGCGAGATCATCCCCAATCCGTTCAACCGCATTCCGGGCTTTTCGATCCGGCAGCACTATTTCGCGCCGGGCTTCCCGGTGATGGCCTGGCCGATGATGGAGTGGGTGCTCGACACGCACTACCCGCACCTCTTCCACGCCGAGGACTATGTCGAGGCGGCCGTCACCGTCTGGGATGCGTACGAAGGACAGCTCATTTCGCTGATGCAGGAGATCACGCTCGCCTTTCCCGGCGCAACCCTGTTCAGCCTGCCGACGATTGCCGCCGAGGGCGAGCGGCGCTCGCTCGAACTGGGCATGAAGGGGCCGGCGGCGGACGTGGCCGACGCGATGGCCCGCATCCGCGCCGCATTGTTGGAACGCGGCCTCGAATGGGAAGACAGGGCCTGA
- a CDS encoding M48 family metallopeptidase has product MGRQGLSTHAGAPAASEVPHAVDIGGTRVALTLRRSARRSFALQVDHRGARVAVPFRATLADVDRFVRDHGQWLLDRLRMRAAAAPPVFRVEEGAILPLLGRPLRLRFESGRRARWCSGQDGVDELLLPAAADPRRALLRTLQARALDWHRNRVEEYCLRLGLPVPAVRLSGARTRWGSCSSASGIRLHWRLIHLPPALIDYVVAHEVAHLVEMNHSPRFWAVVERIYPDWRRARLALRAASSRLPVIGDAEAADMGA; this is encoded by the coding sequence ATGGGAAGACAGGGCCTGAGCACGCACGCGGGTGCCCCGGCGGCGTCGGAGGTGCCGCACGCGGTGGATATCGGCGGCACGCGGGTGGCGCTCACGCTGCGGCGCTCGGCACGGCGTTCGTTCGCGCTGCAGGTGGATCACCGCGGCGCCCGGGTGGCGGTGCCTTTCCGCGCCACGCTGGCCGACGTCGATCGATTCGTGCGCGACCATGGCCAATGGCTGCTCGACCGGCTGCGCATGCGCGCGGCGGCCGCGCCGCCCGTCTTCAGGGTGGAGGAGGGGGCGATCCTTCCGCTGCTCGGCCGTCCGCTGCGATTGCGCTTTGAGAGCGGGCGCCGCGCACGCTGGTGCAGCGGCCAGGACGGCGTTGACGAACTCCTGCTGCCTGCCGCCGCCGACCCGCGGCGCGCGCTGCTGCGCACCCTGCAGGCGCGCGCGCTGGACTGGCATCGCAACCGCGTCGAAGAGTATTGCCTGCGCCTGGGCCTGCCGGTGCCTGCCGTGCGTCTGTCCGGCGCGCGCACGCGCTGGGGAAGCTGCAGCAGTGCAAGCGGCATCCGTCTGCACTGGCGCCTGATCCACCTGCCGCCTGCGCTGATCGACTACGTCGTGGCGCACGAGGTGGCCCATCTCGTCGAGATGAATCATTCCCCGCGCTTCTGGGCGGTGGTCGAACGCATCTATCCCGATTGGCGACGTGCCCGCCTGGCGCTGCGTGCGGCGTCGTCCCGCCTGCCGGTCATCGGTGATGCGGAGGCGGCGGACATGGGGGCGTGA
- a CDS encoding VOC family protein produces the protein MKYLHTMVRVRDLDASLKFYDTLGLREVRRTEHEKGRFTLVYLAAPGDEGSQVELTYNWDAEDYGSARNFGHIAYQVDDIYATCKRLQDAGVTINRPPRDGYMAFVRSPDLISIELLQKGGPLPPQEPWVSMPNVGAW, from the coding sequence ATGAAATATCTGCACACCATGGTGCGCGTGCGCGATCTCGACGCATCGCTCAAGTTCTACGACACGCTCGGCCTGCGCGAAGTCCGGCGTACCGAACACGAGAAAGGCCGCTTCACGCTGGTGTATCTCGCCGCGCCCGGAGACGAAGGCTCGCAGGTCGAACTGACCTACAACTGGGACGCAGAGGATTACGGCAGCGCACGCAACTTCGGCCACATCGCCTACCAGGTGGACGACATCTACGCCACCTGCAAGCGCCTGCAGGACGCGGGCGTCACCATCAACCGCCCGCCCCGCGACGGCTACATGGCCTTCGTCCGGTCGCCGGACCTGATCTCGATCGAACTGCTACAGAAGGGTGGCCCCCTGCCGCCGCAGGAACCCTGGGTCTCCATGCCCAACGTCGGCGCCTGGTGA
- a CDS encoding CAP domain-containing protein has product MLELINAERAKAGVQPLAFNGDLNESAETHSTWMIATDTFSHTGAGGSTAADRMKAAGYSFSGSWAWGENIAWVSTRAPAGLQDEIDLLHTNLMNSAGHRANLLSATFREVGVGFEVGQYGSYEGAFVTQNFARTATNSFLTGVAFDDRDGDLRYDIGEGLGNLTVTAKNDATGTQLATTTSAAGGYDLQLAAGSYTVTFSGGGFATSTYQATIGTANVKLDLVDPVASGGTPAPTPSPVPQPKTITGTSSANTLKGTADADVILGLGGADKLYGNAGNDTLDGGAGNDTLWGGAGSDVLTGGAGADIFVFDAIFAGAVDRITDFSPIDDTIRLENAIFTGLRTGRLDAAAFHIGTQAHDATDRVIYDKASGALYFDPDGTGPQAAQQFAQLTGGLSLTNADFNVI; this is encoded by the coding sequence ATGCTCGAACTGATCAATGCCGAACGCGCCAAGGCGGGTGTTCAACCGCTGGCCTTCAACGGAGACCTCAACGAATCGGCGGAGACCCACAGCACGTGGATGATCGCCACCGACACGTTCTCGCACACCGGTGCGGGCGGGTCGACCGCGGCGGACCGCATGAAGGCGGCAGGTTATTCCTTCAGCGGGTCCTGGGCCTGGGGCGAGAACATCGCATGGGTCAGCACCCGTGCGCCAGCCGGGCTGCAGGACGAGATCGATCTGCTGCACACGAACCTGATGAATTCGGCGGGGCATCGCGCCAACCTGCTCAGTGCGACGTTCCGCGAAGTTGGTGTCGGTTTCGAGGTCGGCCAGTACGGCAGCTACGAGGGCGCCTTCGTCACGCAGAACTTTGCGCGGACCGCAACGAATTCCTTCCTGACGGGCGTGGCGTTCGACGATCGCGATGGCGACCTGCGCTACGACATCGGCGAAGGGCTCGGCAACCTGACGGTCACCGCGAAGAACGATGCGACTGGCACGCAACTGGCCACGACCACCTCGGCGGCCGGCGGTTATGACCTGCAACTGGCCGCCGGCAGCTACACGGTGACCTTCTCCGGCGGCGGCTTTGCGACCTCCACGTATCAGGCGACGATCGGCACGGCGAACGTGAAGCTCGATCTGGTCGACCCGGTGGCGAGCGGTGGAACGCCCGCTCCCACGCCGTCGCCTGTGCCGCAGCCCAAGACGATCACCGGCACGTCGTCGGCGAACACGCTCAAAGGGACGGCCGATGCCGACGTGATCCTCGGTCTGGGCGGGGCGGACAAGTTGTACGGAAATGCCGGCAACGACACGCTCGACGGCGGCGCGGGCAACGACACCCTGTGGGGTGGCGCCGGCAGCGACGTGCTGACCGGCGGCGCAGGCGCGGACATTTTCGTGTTCGACGCGATCTTTGCCGGTGCTGTCGACCGCATCACCGACTTTTCGCCGATCGACGACACGATACGCCTGGAAAACGCCATCTTCACCGGCCTGCGCACAGGCCGGTTGGACGCGGCGGCCTTTCACATCGGCACCCAGGCGCATGACGCGACCGATCGCGTGATCTACGACAAGGCAAGCGGAGCCCTGTATTTCGATCCGGACGGAACCGGCCCGCAGGCTGCCCAGCAGTTTGCCCAATTGACGGGGGGCCTGTCGCTGACCAACGCGGATTTCAATGTCATCTGA
- a CDS encoding DUF3617 domain-containing protein, whose protein sequence is MSSERMGRCLFALLALLAPRIALPAPDEPRPGLYEMTWQTGAPQREEGLGDAVRQERRCIDPRDPAALFPILSDRALRGCRLVPRTGTDRAASYTLLCGNGTDRRGDAHWAWEDDGGLRGELNVAGDREHAALHQRLRGARLGDCSD, encoded by the coding sequence ATGTCATCTGAGCGCATGGGCCGCTGCCTGTTCGCTCTCCTTGCCCTGCTGGCGCCCCGCATCGCACTGCCGGCCCCGGACGAGCCCCGCCCGGGGCTCTACGAAATGACGTGGCAGACCGGTGCGCCGCAGCGGGAGGAAGGGCTGGGCGACGCGGTGCGCCAGGAGCGGCGCTGCATCGACCCGCGCGACCCGGCCGCGCTGTTCCCGATACTCTCGGACCGTGCCCTGCGGGGCTGCCGGCTCGTGCCCCGGACCGGAACGGACCGTGCCGCGAGCTACACGCTGCTGTGCGGAAACGGGACGGACAGGCGGGGCGATGCGCATTGGGCGTGGGAGGATGACGGCGGGCTGAGGGGAGAACTGAACGTGGCCGGCGACCGCGAACACGCTGCGCTCCATCAGCGCCTCCGCGGGGCGCGGCTGGGCGACTGCTCCGACTGA